One genomic window of Micromonospora sp. WMMD1128 includes the following:
- a CDS encoding histidine phosphatase family protein — protein MPSRLLFLARHGEQDGAEVEGNTGLSARGRRQAALLGERLSGARIDAVHHGPLLRAAETAELVVAALPGVPVHCSDSVGDHLPHDTDPAGLPAAYARMLAGYDAAERADGPRRTAEAVARFAAVPAEGDVRELVVTHSFLIAWLVRHALDAPERRWLGLGLHNAGLTVIRFSAGGPPNLIAVNDVAHLPPELRGTGMPPDFVF, from the coding sequence ATGCCCAGCCGGCTGCTGTTCCTGGCCCGACACGGCGAGCAGGACGGGGCCGAGGTGGAGGGGAACACCGGCCTCTCCGCGCGGGGCCGGCGGCAGGCGGCCCTCCTCGGCGAGCGGCTGAGCGGGGCGCGGATCGACGCGGTGCACCACGGGCCGCTGCTGCGGGCCGCGGAGACCGCCGAGTTGGTCGTCGCCGCGCTTCCCGGCGTACCCGTGCACTGCTCCGACAGCGTGGGTGACCACCTGCCCCACGACACGGATCCGGCCGGCCTGCCGGCGGCGTACGCCCGGATGTTGGCCGGCTACGACGCGGCCGAGCGGGCCGACGGGCCGCGCCGGACGGCGGAGGCCGTGGCGCGTTTCGCGGCCGTGCCGGCCGAGGGTGACGTACGCGAGCTGGTGGTGACGCACAGCTTCCTGATCGCCTGGTTGGTGCGGCACGCCCTGGACGCGCCGGAGCGGCGTTGGCTCGGCCTGGGCCTGCACAACGCGGGGTTGACCGTGATCCGCTTCAGTGCCGGCGGCCCACCGAACCTGATCGCGGTCAACGACGTCGCGCACCTGCCGCCGGAGCTGCGCGGCACCGGCATGCCGCCGGACTTCGTCTTCTAG
- a CDS encoding helix-turn-helix domain-containing protein, protein MDAQARPGETAQTLDRGLRLLHLVADAPGGLTVTEAAHRLGIGRAAVYRLVGALTGHGMLRRDGAGRLRLGVGVLHLARRAQPLLAEGALPALRRLAERTGATAHLTVVEGGEGVALAVVEPSWTAFHVAYRTGSRHPLERGAAGRAVLAGRAGDPGPVSTSGELQSGAYGVAAPVLGVPGLEGSVGVVSLTPLDVTEVGAQVTAAAEAVAAALS, encoded by the coding sequence GTGGACGCGCAGGCACGCCCGGGAGAGACCGCACAGACCCTGGACCGGGGTCTGCGGCTGCTGCACCTCGTCGCGGACGCACCGGGCGGGCTGACCGTCACCGAGGCGGCGCACCGGCTGGGCATCGGGCGGGCGGCGGTCTACCGGCTGGTCGGCGCGCTGACCGGGCACGGCATGCTCCGGCGCGACGGCGCGGGCCGGCTCCGGCTGGGTGTCGGCGTGCTGCACCTGGCTCGACGCGCCCAGCCTCTGCTCGCCGAGGGGGCGTTGCCCGCGCTGCGCCGGCTCGCCGAGCGGACCGGAGCCACCGCGCACCTGACCGTGGTCGAGGGCGGCGAAGGGGTCGCGCTGGCCGTGGTCGAGCCGAGCTGGACCGCGTTCCACGTGGCGTACCGGACCGGCTCCCGGCACCCGCTGGAGCGGGGCGCGGCAGGTCGGGCGGTGCTGGCCGGCCGGGCCGGCGACCCCGGGCCGGTCAGCACCAGTGGGGAGCTCCAGTCCGGGGCGTACGGGGTGGCCGCGCCGGTGCTGGGGGTGCCCGGGCTGGAGGGCAGCGTCGGCGTGGTGTCGCTGACCCCGCTGGACGTGACCGAGGTCGGCGCCCAGGTCACGGCCGCCGCCGAGGCGGTCGCCGCCGCCCTCTCCTGA
- a CDS encoding enoyl-CoA hydratase/isomerase family protein, with the protein MSDAELTVTVTGPVATVVIRNPARRNAMTPAMWRHLPVLLDGLEADPTVRALVLTGADGTFCAGADLGDLDELLDAGDGSIAVAAEERLAAFGRPTVAAIEGACVGGGCQLAVACDLRLAAADARFGVPPARLGLVYPAPTTRRLAGLVGPAAAKHLLFTGDLVDAERALRIGLVDEVLPAGALAGRVAALTATIAGRSRLTVTAAKEIVDGRADADRIAWWHAQVRASGEAREGVAAANERRPPRFRWTPPG; encoded by the coding sequence ATGTCCGACGCGGAGCTGACCGTCACCGTGACCGGCCCGGTGGCGACCGTGGTGATCCGCAACCCGGCCCGCCGCAACGCCATGACCCCGGCCATGTGGCGGCACCTCCCGGTGCTGCTCGACGGCCTGGAGGCCGACCCGACGGTACGGGCGCTCGTGCTCACCGGCGCGGACGGCACGTTCTGCGCCGGTGCCGACCTCGGTGACCTGGACGAGCTGCTGGACGCCGGTGACGGCAGCATCGCGGTGGCCGCCGAGGAACGGCTCGCCGCGTTCGGCCGCCCCACCGTGGCCGCGATCGAGGGCGCCTGCGTCGGCGGCGGCTGCCAGCTCGCCGTCGCCTGCGACCTGCGCCTCGCCGCGGCGGACGCCCGCTTCGGCGTACCCCCGGCCCGGCTCGGCCTGGTCTATCCCGCGCCGACCACCCGCCGGCTGGCCGGCCTGGTCGGGCCGGCCGCGGCCAAGCACCTGCTCTTCACCGGCGACCTGGTCGACGCCGAGCGGGCGCTGCGGATCGGCCTGGTCGACGAGGTGCTGCCGGCCGGCGCGCTCGCCGGCCGGGTGGCGGCGTTGACCGCCACCATCGCCGGGCGGTCCCGGCTCACCGTGACCGCCGCGAAGGAGATCGTCGACGGCCGCGCCGACGCCGACCGGATCGCCTGGTGGCACGCCCAGGTGCGGGCCAGCGGCGAGGCCCGCGAGGGGGTGGCGGCGGCAAACGAGCGCCGCCCCCCGCGCTTCCGCTGGACCCCGCCGGGTTGA
- a CDS encoding peroxiredoxin-like family protein: MDVVTARHLTSVTGEEIALPDADRLVHLQFRRFAGCPVCNLHLRSIARRHAEIEAAGVREVVLFHSPADELREHVADLPFAVVADPDRRLYREFGVESARRSLLDPRAWAAILRAVASGTWHVLRGRERLPSRTPHGGRLGLPADFLIAPDGRVLAVKHGEHAYDQWSVDELLSHVSESRAAHSPRSSDATISARQGGPDDDDGPAGI; this comes from the coding sequence ATGGACGTCGTCACCGCACGCCACCTGACCAGCGTCACCGGCGAGGAGATCGCCCTGCCGGACGCCGACCGCCTGGTCCATCTCCAGTTCCGCCGCTTCGCCGGCTGTCCGGTCTGCAACCTCCACCTGCGGTCGATCGCGCGCCGGCACGCCGAGATCGAGGCGGCCGGCGTACGCGAGGTGGTGCTCTTTCACTCCCCCGCCGACGAGTTGCGCGAGCACGTCGCCGACCTGCCGTTCGCCGTGGTGGCGGACCCCGACCGACGGCTCTACCGGGAGTTCGGGGTGGAGTCCGCGCGACGATCGCTGCTCGACCCACGCGCCTGGGCAGCGATCCTGCGCGCCGTGGCGAGCGGCACCTGGCACGTCCTGCGTGGCCGGGAGCGCCTGCCGTCCCGCACACCGCACGGCGGGCGACTCGGGCTGCCGGCCGACTTCCTGATCGCCCCCGACGGCCGGGTGCTCGCCGTGAAACACGGCGAGCACGCCTACGACCAGTGGTCGGTCGACGAGTTGCTGTCACACGTCAGCGAGAGCCGTGCCGCGCACTCCCCCCGAAGCTCGGATGCCACGATCTCGGCTCGACAAGGCGGGCCCGATGACGACGACGGACCGGCAGGCATTTGA
- a CDS encoding DUF4386 domain-containing protein, whose amino-acid sequence MDSLRKTSLVAGGSYVLTFVSIPTLTLYAPVREADYLLGSGSETPVALGGLLETIVALACIGTAVALFPVLKRYGEARALGFVAARVLEAAGIFVGVASLLTVVALRRAGAGADALVTGQALVALYDSMFLLSQSLIPAVNALLLGSLLYKSRLVPRILPLLGLAGAPLLVAADLGVLFDLWDRLSPVTAVAALPIAVWEFSLGVYLLVKGLRPAPVTAGVAADDRAAQDTAV is encoded by the coding sequence ATGGACTCGCTGCGGAAGACCTCGCTGGTGGCGGGCGGAAGCTACGTGCTCACCTTCGTCTCGATACCGACCCTCACGCTGTACGCCCCGGTACGCGAAGCGGACTACCTCCTCGGCAGCGGGTCGGAGACCCCGGTCGCCCTCGGCGGCCTGCTCGAGACGATCGTCGCGCTCGCCTGTATCGGCACCGCCGTCGCGCTGTTCCCGGTGCTCAAACGGTACGGCGAGGCCCGGGCGCTGGGCTTCGTCGCCGCTCGGGTGCTGGAGGCCGCCGGCATCTTCGTCGGCGTCGCGAGCCTCCTCACGGTGGTGGCCCTGCGGCGGGCCGGAGCCGGCGCGGACGCGCTTGTCACCGGGCAGGCGCTGGTCGCGCTCTACGACTCGATGTTCCTGCTCAGCCAGAGCCTCATCCCGGCCGTGAACGCGTTGTTGCTGGGTTCCCTGCTGTACAAGTCGCGCCTGGTCCCGCGCATTCTTCCGCTGCTCGGACTCGCCGGGGCGCCCCTGCTCGTGGCCGCCGACCTCGGCGTCCTGTTCGACCTGTGGGACCGGCTGTCGCCGGTGACCGCGGTCGCGGCCCTGCCCATCGCGGTGTGGGAGTTCTCGCTCGGCGTCTATCTGCTCGTCAAGGGTCTCCGGCCCGCGCCGGTCACCGCAGGCGTCGCCGCCGACGACCGCGCCGCCCAGGACACGGCCGTCTGA
- a CDS encoding VOC family protein has translation MTMTSISRSQIYVLDQDEALDFYVGKLGMEVNTDQDLGFMRWLTVNVPGDPAREILLEKPGPPALDPKTAEQVRELLTKGAAGGFLFLTTDDAHKAYADLVAKGVDVTDEPTDRPYGIDFGIRDPFGNRIRIGQMHPREQWANG, from the coding sequence ATGACGATGACTTCGATTTCCCGCTCCCAGATCTACGTGCTCGACCAGGACGAGGCGCTCGACTTCTATGTCGGCAAGCTGGGCATGGAGGTGAACACCGACCAGGATCTCGGCTTCATGCGCTGGTTGACGGTGAACGTGCCGGGCGACCCCGCGCGGGAGATCCTGCTGGAGAAGCCCGGCCCGCCGGCGCTGGACCCGAAGACCGCCGAGCAGGTGCGGGAGCTGCTCACCAAGGGCGCCGCCGGCGGCTTCCTGTTCCTCACCACCGACGACGCGCACAAGGCGTACGCGGATCTGGTCGCCAAGGGCGTGGACGTGACCGACGAGCCGACCGACCGGCCGTACGGGATCGACTTCGGCATCCGCGACCCGTTCGGCAACCGGATCCGGATCGGCCAGATGCACCCGCGGGAGCAGTGGGCGAACGGCTGA
- the cysS gene encoding cysteine--tRNA ligase: MTLRLYDTATRSVRDFVPREAGKVGVYLCGLTLQAPPHIGHLRSGVNYDVLRRWLLSTGFEVTFIRNVTDIDDKVLAKAMEQDRPFWSIAYANEQILTASYRALNVLPPTYEPRATGHIPEMHELIARLIDTGHAYPATDGSGDVYFDVASWPAYGSLSGQSPADMQPAGDAPDRGKRDPRDFALWKGVKPGEPADAAWPSPWGRGRPGWHIECSAMCWRYLGAEFDIHGGGLDLTFPHHENEIAQSQAADLPFARYWVHHGLLGIGGTKMGKSLGNTLDLDYVASLGVRPVELRYYYAAAHYRSRIDYSEDALREAAVAYRRIEGFVQRAAERVGAGRPGGLPAGFVVAMDDDLNTSAALAVLHEVVRDGNTALSGGDDVTVRTTLAATRAMLDILGVDPLDPAWTGGDRAGDLRGVVDSLVALALEQRAQARDRKDWAAADAVRDQLKQAGVAVEDTPQGPRWTIGEQD, encoded by the coding sequence GTGACGCTACGCCTGTATGACACCGCCACCCGATCGGTGCGGGACTTCGTCCCGCGGGAAGCCGGCAAGGTGGGGGTCTACCTGTGTGGTCTCACGCTCCAGGCGCCTCCGCACATCGGCCACCTTCGCTCCGGCGTCAACTACGACGTGCTGCGTCGCTGGCTGCTGAGCACGGGTTTCGAGGTCACCTTCATCCGCAACGTGACCGACATCGACGACAAGGTCCTGGCCAAGGCCATGGAGCAGGACCGGCCGTTCTGGTCCATCGCGTACGCGAACGAGCAGATCCTCACCGCCTCCTACCGGGCGCTGAACGTGCTCCCGCCGACGTACGAGCCGCGGGCCACCGGGCACATCCCGGAGATGCACGAGCTGATCGCCCGCCTGATCGACACCGGGCACGCCTACCCGGCCACCGACGGCTCCGGCGACGTCTACTTCGACGTGGCCTCCTGGCCGGCGTACGGCTCGCTGTCCGGGCAGTCCCCGGCGGACATGCAGCCCGCCGGGGACGCCCCCGACCGGGGCAAGCGGGACCCGCGTGACTTCGCGCTCTGGAAGGGCGTCAAGCCGGGCGAACCGGCCGACGCCGCCTGGCCGTCCCCGTGGGGTCGCGGCCGGCCCGGCTGGCACATCGAGTGCTCGGCGATGTGCTGGCGCTACCTGGGCGCCGAGTTCGACATCCACGGCGGCGGGCTCGACCTCACGTTCCCGCACCACGAGAACGAGATCGCCCAGTCGCAGGCCGCCGACCTGCCGTTCGCCCGCTACTGGGTGCACCACGGTCTGCTCGGCATCGGCGGCACCAAGATGGGCAAGTCGCTCGGCAACACGCTCGACCTCGACTACGTGGCGTCGCTCGGGGTGCGCCCGGTGGAGCTGCGCTACTACTACGCCGCCGCGCACTACCGGTCCCGCATCGACTACTCCGAGGACGCGCTGCGGGAGGCCGCGGTCGCGTACCGGCGGATCGAAGGTTTCGTGCAGCGGGCGGCCGAACGGGTCGGCGCGGGCCGACCCGGTGGGCTGCCGGCGGGTTTCGTGGTGGCGATGGACGACGACCTCAACACCTCGGCGGCGCTCGCCGTGCTGCACGAGGTGGTCCGGGACGGCAACACGGCGTTGAGTGGCGGCGACGATGTGACCGTCCGCACCACGCTGGCCGCCACCCGGGCGATGCTGGATATCCTCGGCGTCGACCCCCTGGATCCGGCCTGGACCGGCGGCGACCGCGCGGGTGACCTGCGCGGTGTGGTGGACTCGCTTGTCGCGCTGGCCCTGGAACAGCGCGCCCAGGCCCGCGACCGCAAGGACTGGGCCGCCGCCGACGCCGTCCGCGACCAGCTCAAGCAGGCCGGCGTGGCGGTCGAGGACACCCCCCAGGGCCCGCGTTGGACTATTGGAGAGCAGGACTGA
- the ugpC gene encoding sn-glycerol-3-phosphate ABC transporter ATP-binding protein UgpC produces MATVTYAKASRIYPGTERPAVNQLDLQIGDGEFLVLVGPSGCGKSTSLRMLAGLEDVDDGAIYIDDRDVTHLPPKARDIAMVFQNYALYPHMTVYENMAFALKLRKTSKAEIDRRVKEAANLLQLEEFLSRKPKALSGGQRQRVAMGRAIVREPQVFLMDEPLSNLDAKLRVQTRTQIASLQAKLGVTTVYVTHDQVEAMTMGHRVAVMLDGVLQQVDTPRALYDTPANVFVAGFMGSPAMNIKTVPLTEQGGAFAEMTIPLSREQIAAARAEGGDGKVTVGFRPEDCDLVSPSEGGMPVVVELVEDLGSDANIYGHAALEGHNERFVVRTDRRSMPNMGDTVFVKPRAGRNHVFNAATGKRI; encoded by the coding sequence ATGGCTACGGTCACCTACGCGAAGGCGTCCCGGATCTATCCGGGCACCGAGCGCCCCGCCGTCAACCAGCTCGACCTCCAGATCGGTGACGGGGAATTCCTCGTCCTGGTCGGCCCGTCCGGCTGCGGAAAGTCCACCAGCCTGCGGATGCTCGCCGGTCTGGAGGACGTCGACGACGGCGCGATCTACATCGACGACCGGGACGTCACCCACCTCCCGCCGAAGGCCCGCGACATCGCGATGGTCTTCCAGAACTACGCCCTCTACCCGCACATGACGGTGTACGAGAACATGGCGTTCGCCCTGAAGCTGCGCAAGACCTCGAAGGCGGAGATCGACCGGCGGGTCAAGGAGGCGGCCAACCTCCTCCAGTTGGAGGAGTTCCTCAGCCGCAAGCCGAAGGCACTCTCCGGCGGTCAGCGCCAGCGTGTCGCCATGGGCCGCGCGATCGTCCGCGAGCCGCAGGTCTTCCTCATGGACGAGCCGCTGTCGAACCTCGACGCCAAGCTCCGGGTGCAGACCCGTACGCAGATCGCCTCGCTCCAGGCGAAGCTCGGCGTCACCACGGTCTACGTCACCCACGACCAGGTCGAGGCCATGACCATGGGCCACCGGGTGGCGGTCATGCTTGACGGTGTGCTCCAGCAGGTGGACACGCCGCGGGCGCTCTACGACACCCCGGCCAACGTCTTCGTCGCCGGTTTCATGGGCTCCCCGGCCATGAACATCAAGACGGTGCCGCTGACCGAGCAGGGCGGCGCGTTCGCCGAGATGACCATTCCGCTGAGCCGCGAGCAGATCGCGGCGGCCCGCGCCGAGGGCGGCGACGGCAAGGTCACCGTCGGCTTCCGGCCGGAGGACTGCGACCTGGTCAGCCCGTCCGAGGGCGGCATGCCGGTCGTGGTCGAGCTGGTCGAGGACCTGGGCTCCGACGCCAACATCTACGGCCACGCCGCGCTCGAGGGCCACAACGAGCGGTTCGTGGTCCGCACCGACCGGCGCAGCATGCCGAACATGGGCGACACCGTGTTCGTCAAGCCGCGTGCCGGCCGCAACCACGTCTTCAACGCCGCCACCGGCAAGCGGATCTGA
- the rlmB gene encoding 23S rRNA (guanosine(2251)-2'-O)-methyltransferase RlmB — protein MAGNSQRRGRRLTPKAGAPKGTGGKNKDALAGRGRTLPADERPWHKAYSGTEKLPQRTAWKQDKERRAAAEEGRAPKIGQPGSKDTTWGKGGGRGVPTVKGRSGGGKPAGRSGGPRVAPGRKSNPAKDSPELLVGRNPVLESLRTQVPATALYTAQGIDVDDRVKEIVRTAADRGIAILEVGRAELDRMTGGVLHQGVGLQVPPFAYEPFDDLVAAALEQAAPLLVALDGVTDPRNLGAVIRSAAAFGAQGVFVPERRAAGITATAWRTSAGAAARVPVAQVTNLTRSLKACKEAGFVVVGLDADGQTDLYDLEAAAGPLVVVVGSEGRGLSRLVGETCDLTVSIPMVSDVESLNASVAAAVTLAEVARRRAAEA, from the coding sequence ATGGCCGGCAACTCACAGCGCCGTGGCCGGCGACTGACGCCGAAGGCAGGCGCCCCGAAGGGCACCGGTGGCAAGAACAAGGACGCCCTCGCCGGCCGGGGTCGCACCCTGCCGGCCGACGAGCGGCCCTGGCACAAGGCCTACTCCGGCACCGAGAAGCTGCCCCAGCGCACCGCCTGGAAGCAGGACAAGGAGCGCCGTGCCGCCGCCGAGGAAGGGCGCGCGCCCAAGATCGGCCAACCCGGCAGCAAGGACACCACCTGGGGCAAGGGCGGCGGTCGGGGCGTACCCACCGTCAAGGGCCGCAGCGGCGGCGGGAAGCCCGCCGGTCGGTCCGGTGGGCCCCGGGTCGCCCCGGGCCGCAAGTCGAACCCGGCGAAGGACAGCCCGGAGTTGCTCGTCGGGCGCAACCCGGTGCTGGAGTCGCTGCGCACCCAGGTGCCGGCGACCGCGCTCTACACCGCGCAGGGCATCGACGTCGACGACCGGGTCAAGGAGATCGTCCGCACCGCCGCCGACCGGGGCATCGCGATCCTCGAGGTCGGCCGCGCCGAGCTGGACCGGATGACCGGTGGGGTGCTGCACCAGGGCGTCGGCCTCCAGGTGCCGCCGTTCGCCTACGAGCCGTTCGACGACCTGGTCGCCGCCGCGCTGGAGCAGGCCGCCCCGCTGCTCGTCGCGCTGGACGGCGTCACCGACCCGCGCAACCTCGGCGCGGTGATCCGGTCGGCCGCCGCGTTCGGCGCGCAGGGTGTCTTCGTACCCGAGCGACGTGCCGCCGGGATCACCGCGACCGCCTGGCGGACCAGCGCCGGCGCGGCCGCGCGCGTGCCGGTCGCCCAGGTCACCAACCTGACCCGGTCGCTCAAGGCGTGCAAGGAGGCCGGCTTCGTCGTGGTCGGCCTCGACGCCGACGGGCAGACCGACCTCTACGACCTGGAGGCCGCGGCCGGCCCGCTCGTCGTCGTGGTCGGCTCGGAGGGGCGCGGGCTGTCCCGCCTGGTCGGCGAGACCTGCGACCTGACCGTCAGCATCCCGATGGTCTCCGACGTCGAGTCGCTCAACGCCAGCGTCGCCGCCGCGGTCACCCTCGCCGAGGTCGCCCGCCGCCGGGCCGCCGAAGCCTGA
- a CDS encoding M4 family metallopeptidase, producing MKRTVAAASAALLTSSVLACVTTTAHAAAPSAANPEPAAAARADSLLRANPGAVQGASGEAYQAVRTKVDPSGAAHTRYSRTYHGLRVYGGDFVVHTAPNGTMAGTSVGLSAPLTLGTTAKVGAAAAKASARKAFTGSLTSVGAPELFVDATSGKGRLAWETVATGWKADKQTPSKLHVVTDATTGKVIGSYDEIESVLGSGQGIYTGSVSIDTTLSGSTYQMIDPSHGNGRTCDMNNGTSSCTTFTDADNVWGNGANSNRQSAAVDAHFGAAKTFDYFKNVHGRNGIFGNGQGVPSRVHYGNNYVNAFWDGAQMTYGDGSGNSRPLVSLDVAGHEMSHGVTEALSGLNYSGEAGGLNESTSDIFGNMMEFYAAAPSDPGDYQVGEKININGNGTPLRYMYNPSLDGSSDSCWSTSTKNKDVHYSSGVGNHFYFNLAEGTGSTAYGTSPVCGSAPAVTGIGRAKAEKIWYRALDVYFTSNTTYVNNTTPSNTARAYTLRAATDLYGNCSTEYKTVQAAWTAVNVAGSDAPCSSTGNDFSVSLSPTAGSVTAGGSVSATVATATTSGSAQTVTFSASGLPSGATASFSPASVTSGGSSTLTIATSSGTPSGTYSVTVTGSATSGTKTATYSLTVSGGSGGCTGAGQKLGNPGFETGTSPWTGTTGTIGSYSGQSAHSGTRFSWLNGYGYRSNENIAQSVSLPSGCSTYNFSFWLHVDSAESTTSVQYDKLTVQVLSSSGSVLATLATYSNLNKATGYSQKSFSLASYAGQTVTLKFTGTEDVSLQTSFVIDDTAVDVS from the coding sequence GTGAAAAGAACCGTCGCCGCCGCCAGCGCAGCGCTGCTCACCAGCAGCGTGCTGGCCTGCGTCACCACCACGGCGCACGCGGCAGCACCTAGCGCCGCAAACCCCGAGCCCGCCGCCGCGGCCCGGGCCGACAGCCTGCTCCGTGCCAACCCCGGTGCCGTCCAGGGCGCCAGCGGGGAGGCGTACCAGGCCGTCCGCACCAAGGTCGACCCCTCCGGGGCGGCCCACACCCGATACTCCCGCACCTACCACGGCCTGCGGGTCTACGGCGGTGACTTCGTCGTCCACACCGCCCCGAACGGCACCATGGCCGGCACCTCGGTCGGCCTGTCCGCCCCGCTCACCCTGGGCACCACCGCAAAGGTCGGCGCGGCGGCGGCCAAGGCCAGCGCACGCAAGGCGTTCACCGGCAGCCTCACCTCCGTCGGCGCGCCCGAACTCTTCGTCGACGCCACGAGCGGCAAGGGCCGGCTGGCCTGGGAAACCGTCGCCACCGGGTGGAAGGCGGACAAGCAGACGCCGTCGAAGCTGCACGTCGTCACCGACGCCACCACCGGCAAGGTCATCGGCTCGTACGACGAGATCGAGTCGGTGCTCGGCAGCGGCCAGGGCATCTACACCGGCTCGGTGAGCATCGACACGACGCTCTCCGGCAGCACCTACCAGATGATCGACCCGTCGCACGGCAACGGCCGCACCTGCGACATGAACAACGGCACCTCGAGCTGCACCACGTTCACCGACGCCGACAACGTGTGGGGCAACGGCGCCAACTCCAACCGGCAGTCCGCCGCCGTGGACGCCCACTTCGGCGCCGCGAAGACGTTCGACTACTTCAAGAACGTCCACGGGCGCAACGGCATCTTCGGCAACGGCCAGGGCGTGCCGAGCCGGGTGCACTACGGCAACAACTACGTCAACGCGTTCTGGGACGGCGCCCAGATGACCTACGGCGACGGGTCGGGCAACTCCCGCCCGCTGGTCTCGCTCGACGTGGCCGGGCACGAGATGAGCCACGGCGTCACCGAGGCGCTGTCCGGCCTGAACTACTCCGGTGAGGCCGGTGGCCTCAACGAGTCGACGAGCGACATCTTCGGCAACATGATGGAGTTCTACGCCGCCGCGCCGAGCGACCCGGGCGACTACCAGGTCGGCGAGAAGATCAACATCAACGGCAACGGTACGCCGCTGCGCTACATGTACAACCCGTCGCTGGACGGCTCGTCCGACTCCTGCTGGTCCACCAGCACGAAGAACAAGGACGTGCACTACTCCTCCGGCGTCGGCAACCACTTCTACTTCAACCTGGCCGAGGGCACCGGCTCGACCGCGTACGGCACGTCGCCGGTCTGCGGTTCGGCACCGGCGGTCACCGGGATCGGCCGCGCCAAGGCGGAGAAGATCTGGTACCGGGCGCTCGACGTGTACTTCACCTCGAACACCACGTACGTGAACAACACCACCCCGTCGAACACCGCCCGCGCGTACACCCTGCGGGCGGCGACCGACCTGTACGGCAACTGCTCCACCGAGTACAAGACCGTGCAGGCGGCGTGGACCGCGGTGAACGTCGCCGGCAGCGACGCGCCGTGCAGCTCCACCGGCAACGACTTCTCCGTCTCGCTCTCCCCGACCGCCGGGTCGGTGACCGCGGGCGGTTCCGTCTCCGCCACCGTCGCCACGGCCACCACCAGCGGGTCCGCGCAGACCGTGACGTTCTCCGCGTCCGGCCTGCCGAGCGGCGCCACCGCGTCGTTCAGCCCCGCCTCGGTGACCTCCGGCGGCTCGTCCACCCTCACCATCGCCACCAGCTCGGGCACCCCGTCCGGCACCTACTCGGTGACGGTCACCGGCAGCGCCACGTCGGGCACGAAGACCGCCACGTACTCGCTCACCGTCAGCGGCGGCAGCGGCGGCTGCACCGGCGCGGGCCAGAAGCTCGGCAACCCGGGCTTCGAGACCGGCACCAGCCCGTGGACCGGCACCACCGGCACGATCGGCTCCTACAGCGGTCAGTCGGCGCACAGCGGCACCCGGTTCTCCTGGCTGAACGGCTACGGCTACCGCAGCAACGAGAACATCGCGCAGTCGGTGAGCCTGCCGTCGGGCTGCTCGACCTATAACTTCAGCTTCTGGCTGCACGTCGACTCGGCGGAGAGCACGACGAGCGTGCAGTACGACAAGCTGACCGTGCAGGTGCTCAGCTCCTCCGGCTCCGTGCTGGCGACGCTGGCGACCTACTCGAACCTGAACAAGGCCACCGGCTACAGCCAGAAGTCCTTCTCCCTGGCCTCCTACGCCGGGCAGACGGTCACGCTGAAGTTCACCGGCACCGAGGACGTCTCGCTGCAAACCTCGTTCGTCATCGACGACACCGCGGTCGACGTCTCCTGA
- a CDS encoding AraC family transcriptional regulator — protein sequence MSRGVEESNRAMLRARDAMDRAYAHPLDIPALARIAHVSQAHFIRTFRATFGETPHRYLQRRRVERAMSMLLETDRDVTDICLAVGFASLGTFSRTFRQVVGESPSDFRRHRSAAANVPSCFAKSWTRPSSFG from the coding sequence ATGAGTCGGGGGGTGGAGGAGTCGAACCGGGCCATGTTGCGGGCCCGGGACGCGATGGACCGGGCGTACGCGCACCCGCTGGACATTCCGGCGCTGGCCCGGATCGCGCACGTGTCGCAGGCGCACTTCATCCGGACCTTCCGGGCCACGTTCGGCGAGACCCCGCACCGCTACCTGCAACGCCGTCGGGTCGAGCGGGCCATGTCGATGCTGCTGGAGACCGACCGGGACGTCACAGACATCTGCCTCGCCGTGGGCTTCGCCAGCCTCGGCACGTTCAGCCGGACGTTCCGGCAGGTCGTCGGCGAGTCGCCGAGCGACTTCCGGCGGCACCGGTCCGCCGCGGCGAACGTGCCGAGCTGCTTCGCGAAATCCTGGACCAGACCGAGCAGTTTTGGATAA